The window CGCCTCCCCCGTACCCGTGCCCCGCAGGGACCGCGCGGGATGCTGTTCGCCCCGGATCTGGTGGGCACGAGCGCGGAGATCGTCGAGCAGCTGTGGGGCCATGCGGGCTTCCGCGAGGTCGACGAGGTCGCCTTCGCGCTCCCCTTCAGCTTCGCGCCCGAGGACTACGTGCAGATCCTCACCGACATCGCCACCCGGCTCGGACCGGCGCTCGGCTGGACGCCCGCACGGGACTGAGCCGTCCCGGGGTCCGGGGCGCCGCGGTCAGGACGGCTCGGCTCCCGCCCCGCCCAGCTCCTCGGCGAGCATGACCAGGATCCCGCTGGGGCCGCGCAGGTAGGTCAGGCGGTACACGTCGCCGTAGGTGGCCACGCCCCGCAGCGGGTGGCAGCCGTGCCGAGCCGCGATCGCGAGCGCCGCGTCGGGGTCGCGCACGGCGATGCCGACGTTCTCCCGATGGATTCCCATGCCGCGAAGGGTAGCCCTCGGAGCGGACGAGGAGGAGGATGCCCGCATGAGCACCCCGCGTCTTGACGTGCAGACCTGCCTCTGGTTCGACGGCCGCATCGACGAGGCCGCCGACTTCTACGTCTCCCTGATCCCTGACTCGAGGATCCTCGCCCGCACCGCCTATGCGGCCGGCGGCGGACCGCCCGACGGACCGGACATGACCGGACAGGCCCTCACGGTCGACCTGCTCCTCGGCGGCGTCCCCTACACGCTGCTGAACGGCGGCCCCGCCTTCCCGCTCTCCGAGGCGGTCTCGATCGTCCTCACAGTGCAGACCCAGGAAGAGGTGGACCACCTGTGGGAGGCGCTGATCGCCGACGGCGGCGCCGAGTCCCAGTGCGGCTGGTGCCGCGACCGCTTCGGACTGTCGTGGCAGGTCGTGCCCGAGCGGCTCAACGAGCTGCTGCGGGGACCCCACGCCCAGGCGGTCATGCGCGAGATGATGACGCAGGTCAAGCTGGACATCGCTCGGCTCGAGGCCGCCGCGGAGTCCTGAGAGGCACGCGCTGGGCGGGGCTCTGAGGTCGACACTGTCGACGCACGAGCCAGAATGAGTCCCGAAATGGTTCGTCAGTCGACACTGTCGACCCCGGCGCGAAGGGAGGTGATCTGATGACGGACCTCCGCGTCGCTCCTGGGCCGGGCGCTCCCCAGGGGGTCGTGATCCCGGAGGCGGAGCTCGTCGAGCGCTTCACCCATGCCTCGGGACCCGGCGGCCAAGGAGTGAACACCGCTGATTCCCGCGTGCAGCTCAGCTGGGACCTCGCCGCGAGCACCGCGCTCACCCCGGAGCAGCGGGCGCGGGCCGTCGGCGTTCTCGGCGAGATCCTGCGGATCGAGGCGTCCGAGCACCGCTCGCAGCACCGCAACCGGGCGGCCGCCCGGGAGCGCCTCGCCGCACGTCTGCGCGAGGCGCTCGCCCCGCCGGTCCCGCGTCGGCCGACGAAGCGCACGCGCGGCTCGCAGCGCCGCCGGCTCGAGGCGAAGACGCAGCGCGGGGCGACGAAGCAGCTGCGTCGTCGGCCGGATATGTAGAGCACGGGTCCCAGAGGGGTCCCTTCCTGGCGGAATACGCTCTGCCCATGCAAGCACAGCCCGTGTCCTTCACCGAGGTGACCACCTCGGGCCTCGAGTCCTCCCCCGTCGCCGACGCCCTCGCCGGTCTGCGCGCCAACGAGGCGCGGTACTTCTCGACCAAGTACCGGCACGTCTTCGCCACCGTCCCCGCCGCGGAGGCTCCCGCGACCCGCGCCTGGGTCGAGGAGATCCTGCGCTCGGAGCGGGAGATCGTGCCCACCAGCCCCGCGCTCGAGGTGAGCGTCAACGACGTCGAGGGGATCCTCTGGGTGCACGTCTTCTACGCGTCCGGGCTCGCCGTGAACGTGCTGTGGACGCGCGCGGAGGGCGGCAAGCGGGCGGTCGGGTTCAAGCTCTCCGAGGGCATGGAGGTCCCTCCCGAGCTGGCGGCCTTCAGGTTCGCGCGCCAGCGATCGAAGCTCGCCGGGGAGATCCGCGGCTCGTTCTTCGTGATCAAGGGAGAGCATCCGCTGCCCGAGGAGGCATGAGTCGGGGATGGCGCTGCGGTGACCGGCCGCCATCCCGACCTCCCAAAGCACCTGTGCCAGCAGTCGGGGGTGATGCTCCCGAGGCCGTCGCCCCCCCCTGTTGCTGAAGCTGGTCCCGCTCGGCCTGCCCGTGATGATCATCTGAGCGGTCACGGTCGAGCACTACCCCGACGGGCTCGGGGGCTGTCTCGGCTTCCTCGGGACGGGCACCTGCGGCGCACCCCGGCCCGGTCCGACGACGCGACGGCCGACCTCGCCCTCAGCTCTCCCCGTCGGCGGGCACGAGCCGCGGCACCAGGCGGACCAGCATCACCAGGACGATCAGCTCGACGAGGGTCTGCGTGACCACGGCGAGCGGGGCGAGGGCGTATGCCGCAGGCAGGGCGAGTGCGAGCGGGAGGACCACGAGCGAGTTCCGGGTGACGCCGCTGAGCACGAGAGCGCGCCGGCCGGGGACGTCGAGGCGGGCGAGCCGGCCCGCGAGGAGGCCGAAAGCCCCCATCGCCGCGGCGAAGAGGACGTACACCGGCACCGTGCGCAGCAGGTCGCCGAGGCGGTCGCCGACGCCGGCGATCTGGGAGGCGACGACCACGGCGAGCGTCGCCACCATGAGCGGCACCATCGCATCCTGCATGCCGCCGCCCACCCGACGGGCGAGCGGGCTCCGGCCCGAGGCCCGCCGGGTGAGCGCCGCCGCGAGGAGCGGCAGCACGATCAGGAACGCGAAGGCCTCGAGGAAGGGCGCGAGGTCGATCGCGCGAGCGAGCTCCTCCCCCGCGAGCATCCACAGGAAGGCCGGCAGGAGCAGCATCTGGCCGAGCATCAGCAGCGGCGAGGCGGCGACGAGCCGTTCCGCATCTCCGCCCGCGATCCCGGTGAAGACGATGACGTAGTCGATGCACGGGGTCAGCAGCACCAGCAGCACGCCGATCAGCAGCGCCCGGTCGTCGGCGACCAGGAGCGAGAGCTGCCAGACGACCAGCGGCACGAGCACGAAGTTCGTCAGCAGCAGGGTCCCGAGGAAGCGGCGGTCGCGCAGCGCCCCGCCGATCCGCTCGATCGGCAGGCCCAGGAAGGTGGCGTAGAGCAGGAGCGCCAGCACCCCGGTGACGGCGCGCTCCGCCCCGGGCGCGATCGCAGGGACGGCGAGGCCGACGACGGCGCCGAGCGCCAGTCCCCCGAGGTAGAGCGGGATCTGGTGGCGCTCCATCCGCTCGACGATCGCGCGCATGCCGCTCCTCCTCAGGGCCGGCGGAGGTCGCTCGCCTCCTCCAGCGCCTCGAATCCTGCCGCACGATAAGTCGCGACCGCCGCCGCGTTCGCCGAGGGTGTGGCGACGATCGCGCCGTCCTCGTCGCGCACCTCGTCGAAACGGGCGCCCCAGCGCGATCCGGTAGCGAGGATCGCGGAGATCGCGGTGCCGCGCAGAAATGGCTCGGAATTAGGCCACGGGACGCCGAAGGGTGGGACGCGCCGGTTCTGCGCGATGTCGTCGCACGCGATCCGCAGGGCGACCACCCCCGCTCCCTGCTGGCCGTCCGGCACCTCGACCGCAAGCTCGACCGCCTCCCCCGAGTCGGTGGAAAGCTTCGACGCCCCCGCGGTGAGCAGGGTGATCGGGCCGCCCTCTGACCGTTTCTCGACCACCATCACCATCCCGCCGATCCTCTCCTCGTGGGCAAGGGGCTCGGCGCCGAGGGCGTCGAAGACGTGGTTCGGGAAGGCGGGATGCGCGCTCATCTCCCCAGCCTCGCAGTGCACCGCCGCGACGTGACGGAGTCCGACGCATCGACCGGCTCGGCCAGGCGCTCCGGAGGGGAGTCGAACGCGAGGAGGACACGAGGAAGATCAGCCTCCCCGGACGCCCGCTCCACGAATGCGGGCGACGAGGTCGTCCAGCCAGGCACCCACGCTCTGCCGCGCCTCCGGGGTGTCCGGGTACCGGCAACGTAGGTGGATGCCGGAGGTGTCGGTGACGAACCACAGCATCACTCCGTCAGTGCGGATGCCGGCGCTGATGTAGTGGGCGTCCAGGCCCCGGGTGTCGATCGTCACCGGCAGGCGACGCATGTCCAGCCACGACACGGCCAGCATCCCCGCCGCCTCGGGCATGCCGCCCCACGGAGTCATGAGCTCGGAGAGCGGATGGGAGCCGAGCCGCAGCGACTCCTTGATCGCGGCGGCACAGGCCGACGGGTCGGGGTCGCCGGATTCCAGCACCGAGTTCGTGATGAACCAGCCGACGCTGTCGTGCCAGCGCTGCTCGTAGCGGCTGTGCACCGGGAACACGGCTCTCAGCGCCGTGCCCGCGAGCTCCTGGGTGGTGCTCGTCATCGCGGAGATCGTCAGAGCGAGGGTCGAGACCCCCTCCTGCCGCGCCCGCTCGGAGTAGGCCGCCAGCGCGTCGCCGTCGAGCACGTCCCGGACGACCACCCTCTCGGGATGGACCGACGGATCTCCCAGCGGCAGCGGGAAGCGGGGCATCGCACCGCCGCCCGCGTCGATGACCTCGCGCCAGCGTCGATGCACCTCCTCCGGCGCCGCGGGACGGTCCCGGAGAGCCTCCGTGTGCTCGACGAAGGAGGGCACGGGCGCCGGTGCGGGGGACTCGCCGCGCTGGATCCTCTCGAGGGCGGCCAGGAGGTCCCGGACGATGACCAGCATCGACCACATGTCCAGGTGGGAGTGGTCGGCGGCGACCACGAGCGTGGGCCCGTCGGACGTCTCGATCATGCACAGCCGGTGCGAGGGTCGCGAGAGCGGTCGGCAGTGCGCGTCCAGGACGTCCTGCAGCGCGGAGCTCAACGACTGCCCGGGCGCGACCTCGTGCTCGACCCAGGTCCCGGGGCCGTACGTGACCTCGTGCAGCGACGCGGGCGCATCGCCCCGATCGACGAAGACGGTGCGCAAGGTGCCGTGGGCCCGGACCACCACCGTCCACGCGGCGGCGAGCTCGTCACGATCGAGAGGGCCGGGCAGCCGGAAGGCGAGAGCCATCCAGGACCCGGGCCGGTCCCCGAGCTGAACGTGCCGTGCCTGGTCGAAGGAGATCGGCAACGACCGTCCGGGCGCTGACGCCTCGAGATCGATCCCGAGCAGTGGCCCGAACGGCAGCCGCAGGTGGGAGACGTGCGTGAGTCGCATGGCGCTACTATAGGCGTGACCAGCGCAGATGCAGAGGCGGCGATCACATGCACAGGATCGAGGTCCCCGGAGCGCAGATCGCCTGGGCGTTCAGCGACGAGTCCGGCCCGCCCGTGGTCCAGCTCCACGGGCTCACCTCGAGCCGCTCACGCGATCGACTGCTGGATCTCGATCTCGGGCGCGGGCTCTCCGACACGCGCCTGCTGCGCTACGACGCGCGCGGGCACGGGCACTCCACCGGCCGTCCGGTCCCGGAGGACTATCTGTGGCCCACCCTCGCCGAGGACCTGCTGCACCTGCTCGAGGTGTGGTTCCCCGGCGAACAGGTGCACGGCGTGGGCCCCTCGATGGGCGCGGGCACGCTGCTGCACGCTGCAGTGCTGGAGCCCGACCGCTTCAGCGGGTTCACCCTGCTGCTCCCACCGACAGCCTGGGCGACGAGAGCGGCGCGGGCCGAGGAGTACCGCAGGGCTGCGACGCTTCTCGAGGCGCACGGCATCGAGCGCATGCTCGCGGCCGACGCCGCGGCCCCGGGCCCGCCGGCGGCAGCAGGCCGCCCCAACACGGTGCCTCACGTCGCGGCGGACCTCCTACCCGCCGTCTATCGCGGTGCGGCGCTCAGCGACCTCCCGACGCCGGAGCAGATCGCGCGCCTCACGCAGCCGACCACGGTGCTCGCCTGGATCGACGACCCGGGTCACCCGATCTCGACCGCCGAGGCGCTGGTCTCGCTCATGCCGAACGCCGCGCTGCAGGTCGCCTCGACACCCGACGAGGTGCGACGGTGGCCGGCCGTGCTCGCCGCCGACATCGCACGGTCGCCCCTCTCCGCCACGGCGACGCTCAGTCGTCCTCGAGGGTGAACTCCCCGGCGCCGTCGGTGAACAGGGCGGTCTACCGGGGCGGATCGCGTCCGCTAACGATCGGCCGTGGACCCGGCCTGCCGACCCGGTGTGGAGGGAGGCCGCGTCCTCGGTGATCAGTCGGCGGCCAGCAGCTCGGCGAGCGTGATGGACGTGATCGCGATGTCGTCCGTCAATGCCATCATCCGCTCGACGACGCGCGGCTCGGGCGTCGATCGGAAGAGTTCCGAGATGACGTTCGTGTCCAGCACGATCATCCGAAGTCCACCCACCCTGCGACGTCATCGCGCTCCGGAAGCGTCAGGTCGTCGATGTCGCCGACGTCCCGAGCAGCGTTCAGCAGTGCACTCCGATGTGCGGCCGCCTCGCAGCTCGCGTGAGGATCTCACGCACCAGCGCTTCCATGGACCGACCATGCTCCTTCGCCCAGAAGGGGCCGACGATCGGGAGCAAGCACATCGGCTCAGACGGCATGCACCGGGGCGAGTCCGGCACGCTCCGGCTCGACGGAATCGTCAGTGCACCCTCAGCTGACGCTGCGATCAGCCTCCATCGACCATAGGCAGCGCGGCGCACTCCGGGGGCGGGTCCGTGCGCAGCCGGCCGTAGGTGTCCACGTCAATCCGCTGCCCGTCGACGAGGAATTTCCCGCGCTCGGTGCCCTCCTTGACGAACCCCGCTCTTCTCGCGACGGCGCCCGAGGCCGGGTTGTTCACACGATGCCCGAGCTCGAGCCGTTCGAGGCCGCGCTCGGTGAGCGCCCAGTGCGCGACGGTTGCGGCGGCGCGGCCGGTGAGCCCGCGTCCGCGCGCGTGGTGCGTCATCCAGTACCAGAACCAGCCGCTGAGGTTCTCCTCGTCGACGGTGACCGCGACGAGCCCGATCAGCTCGTCCCCCTCGGCGATCGCCCAGGGCTCGTGAGACGAGTCGTCTGCAAACAGGTGCGCGAGGTAGCGCTCGGCATCCTCCGACGTGGCCACATCACCCTGGCGGGCCATGTCGTCGGCCGAGGCGAACGCGGCGTGCACCGCCGGGGCGTCGGAGGCGCGAAGCCGGCGCAGCATTGGCGAGGGGGAACGGCGCTCACCTCGTCGAGCGAATCCCGGGTCGAGATGACGTAGTCCCGTGCGATCCCTGCGGTGGCCTCGAGCCAGCGGCTCGTGCGAACCCTCGCCTGGTGCGCATCGAACGCCGCACGGTCCACGAACTGCTCGACGACGGTCCAGACCAGCGGGTCCTCGGTCGGCTCGACCTCAAAGCGGAAGCATCCGGGCTCGGCGCGGGTGAGGGCGATGTGCTCGGGCAGGTGCTGCCGGACCGTGGAGGCCTCGGTGAGGTCAGCGCAGAGGAGCCGCCCGGTGAGCTCGACGACGTCCGCGCTGTTCTGGTCCCTCGTACCGTCCGTCGGCCTGTCATCCATCGGTTGCCCCTCCCCGGCGCGCTCCGCGCCCAGCCGTCGAGACCCTACTCGCCCAGGGCTCAGCACGATGCCGTGGATCGCGGGCGCTGACGGGCAGGTGGTGGAGCAGGTCTCCCCAGCCTCGCTACGCTGGAGGAATGGCGACAGTTCTCCTCGTGCGGCACGGTCGCACCACGGCCAATGCGACGGGCTTCCTGGCGGGCCGAACTCCTGGCGTGAGCCTGGACGATGTGGGACGCGAGCAGGCCGCGCGGACCGGCGACAGGATCGCGGCGGTGCCCGTCGCCGCGGTGGTCTCGAGTCCGCTGGACCGCTGCCGGGAGACCGCCCGGGCCATCGTCGAGCGACAGGCGGTCGCGCCGCCCTCGTCGGTCGAGGACGAGATCACGGAGTGCGACTACGGCCGGTGGCAGGGCCGACGGCTCGACGATCTCGCGAAGGAGGATCTGTGGCGGACCGTGCAGTCGCATCCCTCCGCGGTCGTCTTCCCCGGCGGCGAGTCGATGGCCAGGATGCAGGCCCGGGCCGTGGCGGCGATCCGGCGCCACGACGCGGAGGTCGAGTCCGAGCACGGCCCGGGGGCGGTGTGGGTCGCGGTGAGCCACGGCGACCTCCTCAAGGCGATCCTGGCCGATGCGCTCGGCATGCACCTGGACATGTTCCAGCGGCTCGAGGCGGGTCCCGCGTCGGTGTCGATCGTGAGCTATGGGGCCGGCAGGCCGCGGGTCCTCGCGACCAACACCGACTCCGGCGAGCTGTCCTGGCTCGCGACGAGCGTCCCGTCAGCCGAGGCCGCAGTGGGCGGCGGCGCCGGCACTCCCACCGCCGACGGCCCGGCGCCTAGGATCGAGCCATGACCGACGCTCCCGCCCCTGTCTATGAGTTCGACTGGCCGGACCGCGTCGTCATCGGGACGGTCGGCCTCCCCGGATCCCGCACGTTCTACCTCCAGGCGCGCACCGGGCCGCGGATCGTGAGCGTCGCCCTCGAGAAGGAGCAGGCGGCGCTGCTCGCGCAGAAGGTCGACGAGATCCTCGACCGGCTCCGTGAGGTCGAGGGCAACCGCTGGAGCGTGCCCACGAGCACTCCCGTCGAGCTCGTCGACAACGACCCGCTCGACGCCGTCGAGGAGCAGTTCCGCGCCGGCGCCATCGGCATCGGCTGGGACCCGGCCACGGCCCAGCTGATCCTCGAGGC is drawn from Brachybacterium muris and contains these coding sequences:
- a CDS encoding VOC family protein, with amino-acid sequence MSTPRLDVQTCLWFDGRIDEAADFYVSLIPDSRILARTAYAAGGGPPDGPDMTGQALTVDLLLGGVPYTLLNGGPAFPLSEAVSIVLTVQTQEEVDHLWEALIADGGAESQCGWCRDRFGLSWQVVPERLNELLRGPHAQAVMREMMTQVKLDIARLEAAAES
- the arfB gene encoding alternative ribosome rescue aminoacyl-tRNA hydrolase ArfB, which translates into the protein MTDLRVAPGPGAPQGVVIPEAELVERFTHASGPGGQGVNTADSRVQLSWDLAASTALTPEQRARAVGVLGEILRIEASEHRSQHRNRAAARERLAARLREALAPPVPRRPTKRTRGSQRRRLEAKTQRGATKQLRRRPDM
- a CDS encoding phage tail protein, encoding MQAQPVSFTEVTTSGLESSPVADALAGLRANEARYFSTKYRHVFATVPAAEAPATRAWVEEILRSEREIVPTSPALEVSVNDVEGILWVHVFYASGLAVNVLWTRAEGGKRAVGFKLSEGMEVPPELAAFRFARQRSKLAGEIRGSFFVIKGEHPLPEEA
- a CDS encoding arsenic resistance protein, coding for MRAIVERMERHQIPLYLGGLALGAVVGLAVPAIAPGAERAVTGVLALLLYATFLGLPIERIGGALRDRRFLGTLLLTNFVLVPLVVWQLSLLVADDRALLIGVLLVLLTPCIDYVIVFTGIAGGDAERLVAASPLLMLGQMLLLPAFLWMLAGEELARAIDLAPFLEAFAFLIVLPLLAAALTRRASGRSPLARRVGGGMQDAMVPLMVATLAVVVASQIAGVGDRLGDLLRTVPVYVLFAAAMGAFGLLAGRLARLDVPGRRALVLSGVTRNSLVVLPLALALPAAYALAPLAVVTQTLVELIVLVMLVRLVPRLVPADGES
- a CDS encoding condensation domain-containing protein, coding for MRLTHVSHLRLPFGPLLGIDLEASAPGRSLPISFDQARHVQLGDRPGSWMALAFRLPGPLDRDELAAAWTVVVRAHGTLRTVFVDRGDAPASLHEVTYGPGTWVEHEVAPGQSLSSALQDVLDAHCRPLSRPSHRLCMIETSDGPTLVVAADHSHLDMWSMLVIVRDLLAALERIQRGESPAPAPVPSFVEHTEALRDRPAAPEEVHRRWREVIDAGGGAMPRFPLPLGDPSVHPERVVVRDVLDGDALAAYSERARQEGVSTLALTISAMTSTTQELAGTALRAVFPVHSRYEQRWHDSVGWFITNSVLESGDPDPSACAAAIKESLRLGSHPLSELMTPWGGMPEAAGMLAVSWLDMRRLPVTIDTRGLDAHYISAGIRTDGVMLWFVTDTSGIHLRCRYPDTPEARQSVGAWLDDLVARIRGAGVRGG
- a CDS encoding alpha/beta fold hydrolase; this translates as MHRIEVPGAQIAWAFSDESGPPVVQLHGLTSSRSRDRLLDLDLGRGLSDTRLLRYDARGHGHSTGRPVPEDYLWPTLAEDLLHLLEVWFPGEQVHGVGPSMGAGTLLHAAVLEPDRFSGFTLLLPPTAWATRAARAEEYRRAATLLEAHGIERMLAADAAAPGPPAAAGRPNTVPHVAADLLPAVYRGAALSDLPTPEQIARLTQPTTVLAWIDDPGHPISTAEALVSLMPNAALQVASTPDEVRRWPAVLAADIARSPLSATATLSRPRG
- a CDS encoding PIN domain-containing protein, producing the protein MIVLDTNVISELFRSTPEPRVVERMMALTDDIAITSITLAELLAAD
- a CDS encoding FitA-like ribbon-helix-helix domain-containing protein; amino-acid sequence: MPSEPMCLLPIVGPFWAKEHGRSMEALVREILTRAARRPHIGVHC
- a CDS encoding GNAT family N-acetyltransferase; translated protein: MLRRLRASDAPAVHAAFASADDMARQGDVATSEDAERYLAHLFADDSSHEPWAIAEGDELIGLVAVTVDEENLSGWFWYWMTHHARGRGLTGRAAATVAHWALTERGLERLELGHRVNNPASGAVARRAGFVKEGTERGKFLVDGQRIDVDTYGRLRTDPPPECAALPMVDGG
- a CDS encoding MSMEG_4193 family putative phosphomutase, with protein sequence MATVLLVRHGRTTANATGFLAGRTPGVSLDDVGREQAARTGDRIAAVPVAAVVSSPLDRCRETARAIVERQAVAPPSSVEDEITECDYGRWQGRRLDDLAKEDLWRTVQSHPSAVVFPGGESMARMQARAVAAIRRHDAEVESEHGPGAVWVAVSHGDLLKAILADALGMHLDMFQRLEAGPASVSIVSYGAGRPRVLATNTDSGELSWLATSVPSAEAAVGGGAGTPTADGPAPRIEP
- a CDS encoding DUF3090 domain-containing protein, which codes for MTDAPAPVYEFDWPDRVVIGTVGLPGSRTFYLQARTGPRIVSVALEKEQAALLAQKVDEILDRLREVEGNRWSVPTSTPVELVDNDPLDAVEEQFRAGAIGIGWDPATAQLILEAHPLPDGDELDEDLAEEPPAPDAEMMRVKMPVGTARAFARRTREVVNAGRPLCTLCGRPIDPEGHTCTFPEF